Sequence from the Populus nigra chromosome 17, ddPopNigr1.1, whole genome shotgun sequence genome:
GTTGTTGCTGCTGCTCTCAACCCTGTTGATGCCAAGCGAAGACAGGGCAAGTTCAAGGCCACTGATTCTCCCCTTCCGGTACATCTCTTGCCTCTTGATCactctgtttttctttcactCCTTTCCCTCTCTTTATTGCCAAAGTAGTCATTATCAAACTCAGGCTTCCAGCCCCTTGTACCTTACCTTCATTGCCAGCTTCATTCCTTGCTTTAGCTTGAATTGCTCATTAGGGAAGACATGGCTTCAAATTTCCaatcttttctttctgtttagtggagttttcttaatttattaataattatctgAGAAATTGTGTAGACCGTAGGTAGACCATCAAGAAATGACTTTGCATGTTTGATCTGCTGATAGATAATGTAATGTTCAAGAAACGGAAAGAAATACTGAGATAATTAAgagtaaaaaattagagaaattggGTACCTTAGTACCATTTTTGTTCTCTACTAAATTGAgccaaattaacaaaattatgaaatctttGAAGCcaaatataagaatattttgtaatttatgcAAGATTATTAAACACGGTTTGGACCGGCAAGTTGAGCCAGGGCTCAGCCCGAGCCAAGTTTCACAATAAACAAGAGGAGAGTtgatctagaaaaaaatatggattaaTCCACGTCTTGGTTGACTTGATTAAAAGTCCGTTAAccttctaaattatttttttcaaaacaatactATTTTTACCTTCAACAAAAGTTTTTTTGAGTTAATCCGCCTGGTGTTTGACTCAAGCCTTGTGACGAGTCAACCCCGAGATTGGTATAGTAACACTGGTTTATGTTGCACTTTATCACCACgttgaatatatttttgtagCCATGCAAGACTGATTTGCAGTgatcaattcttaataaaaaggGTGTTCACTTTTTAGACTGTTCCTGGATATGATGTTGCCGGAGTGGTGGTAAAAGTTGGCAATCAAGTGAAGGAACTGAAGGAGGGTGATGCAGTATATGGAAACATAAACGAAAAGGCATTGGAAGGACCAAAACAATTCGGCTCTTTGGCAGAATACACTGCTGTTGAAGAGAAGTTATTGGCCCTGAAACCTAAGAATCTGGATTTTATACAAGCTGCTGGTCTTCCTCTCGCAATTGAAACCGCATATGAGGGTCTGGAGAGGACTGGCTTTTCTGCTGGTAAATCTATTCTTGTTTTGAATGGTGCTGGTGGTGTTGGAAGCCTTGTGATTCAGGTATGCTATAGTAAGCAAAAATCATATTTCCAGCTTGATTTGCAGTTGGATTTGAACCTAATTTATCTCCATTCTCAACAACATCCTGTCAAATAGCAATCAAGTAGTTTGATTAACAATGGTGAAAACCTGTAATTTGAGGCTTGAGCATACCACAAAACCCTCCAGGCTAATCAGTTTAGGTAATTGATCTACATTCAACAAATGATCTCCTTTTTTCATCTGCTTATCACTTTAAGTACATGATTGAGCTAACATAATTCAAGTTCTATATGATACCAACTCTGATCCAGGAGcaaatcttaataataataataataataacaataacaattttcatataattagtGGTTTTACATACCTTTATTAGAGATTCtcttttcaatctttttatttatttattctattctCTTGCAGCTAGCAAAACATGTGTTTGGTGCTTCAAGAATCGCAGCTACTTCAAGCACTGGAAAATTGGAGTTGCTCAAGAGTTTGGGGGCTGATTTGGCTATTGACTACACTAAAGAGAACTTTGAAGATTTGCCAGAAAAGTTTGATGTAGTGTATGATGCCATTGGTAAGTTTTAACACTAAATGATTGTTTCAAAAAGggattataatttcttttttcctgctAAGTATTTACCCAAAATTACTCTCAATTTGGGCCAAACTAAACTTACTCcttaacctttatttttttttaaaatttgagcaCCATGAGTTCATAGTAATTTCATTGCATGGCTTGGCAACTTAGCATGCTTTCATTTCCAAGACTACAACTTATTTCATTACTAGACATATGTAACTAAACCATGTTCTTTCCTTGTTACACTTGTAGGTTTGATTGCCACAGTTAATTTAATGAAAGTAACGATCTTTTGTTCCAAAATGACAGGACAATGCGACAAGGCAGTGAAGGTTGTGAAAGAAGGGGGCAGTGTGGTGGCCTTAACTGGTGCAGTCACACCCCCTGGTTTTAGATTTGTGGTCACTTCCAATGGGAATACTTTGAAGACACTAAACCCTTACTTGGAGAGTGGAAAGATAAAGCCAGTGGTTGATCCTAAAGGCCCGTTCACATTTTCTCAGGTCGCAGAGGCCTTCTCTTACATTGAAACAAACCGAGCAACTGGAAAGGTAGTCATACATCCAATTCCATGAGATGAATGGAATTATCAATCCCATTTTGCAATGTATTCTTCCTTTAATTAATAGCCCACTCCAATTAATCCCTACTTAATTAACAGTATTGAGCCAAGAGTATGTTGAtatgtagaatatatatatgagaGTAAAGTTTTCCATTTCTTGAAGGATGCATGATTAGATAAGCTCAAAGATACTGTTTGGTAAAGCTAAAACTCACTTTACTGTTGATGTGGGCCCATATAAAATGTGTTTTGATTATGGTTGTTAAAGCAGAGCTACCCCTGCAATTAATATCAGCTAATAATGGAGATGTAGTTCCCTCTAAAGAATAGACAAGTGAATGCAATCCAATGTTCAAATCATGACTCTATTTTACCTCTCAATCCGCACTACAATTACCTTAGAAAGAGGATGTCATGTTCGAATTAACTTCCCAAGATCTCTTCACATAATGGCTAAGCTCAGCT
This genomic interval carries:
- the LOC133676431 gene encoding 2-methylene-furan-3-one reductase-like translates to METTMTTAVPKLTTLHPRISSNSFSLRFSLTFPAKKTALVKHTCSPSHIPLRVSASSQSQAAAEATKVSSIPSEMKACVYGEYGGVEVLKFDNKVSVPEVKEDQVLIKVVAAALNPVDAKRRQGKFKATDSPLPTVPGYDVAGVVVKVGNQVKELKEGDAVYGNINEKALEGPKQFGSLAEYTAVEEKLLALKPKNLDFIQAAGLPLAIETAYEGLERTGFSAGKSILVLNGAGGVGSLVIQLAKHVFGASRIAATSSTGKLELLKSLGADLAIDYTKENFEDLPEKFDVVYDAIGQCDKAVKVVKEGGSVVALTGAVTPPGFRFVVTSNGNTLKTLNPYLESGKIKPVVDPKGPFTFSQVAEAFSYIETNRATGKVVIHPIP